CGCCCGGTCGCAGCCAATCTTCTTTAACCACGAAGACAACCGCGCGGTGCGCGAGGGCAAATGGAAGTTGGTTGCACTGGCCGGTCAACGCTGGGAGTTGTACGACATCGAGGCCGACCGCACAGAACTGCACAACCTGGCCGACGAGCATCCAGATCGAGTCAAAACGATGGCAGCCCAATACGACGCCTGGGCCAGGCGGACGCACGTCGTCACCGGCAACAACGATGCTTGGAACTCTGCCACGAAACAGAACAAGGGCACCAAAGGAAAGAAGAAATAAATTCTATGAAGACCGCCTCTCTCGGCCTGGTTCTGCTGGCCCTGTATCTGCTGACCCTATGTCCGTCGCTCGCCGTGGCGAAGAGCCCGAACATTCTGTTCATTTACACGGACGACCACTCGTACCGCACACTCTCATGCTACGAACATGCGGAGTCCTGGGCGCGGACGCCGAACATCGATCGACTGGCAAAACGGGGGGTGCGATTCACACATGCCTACATCGGCACCTGGTGCATGCCTTCGCGGGTCACCATGCTCACCGGCCGGCATCAGTACGGCGCTCTGACAATGCGGATGGAGGGGGAGTATCCGGGCAGCGAATACGATCCCGCACAGTGCCCCTTCTGGCCAGCTGTTTTTCGGCGGAATGGCTACCACACCGCGCACATCGGCAAGTGGCACTCGGGGCGCGATGCAGGTTTTGGCCGCGATTGGGATCATCAGATCGTCTGGAACCGACCGAAGCATCCCGCCAATGCGCCCAATTATTACCACGACCAACTCCTCTCGATCGACGGTGGAGAACCGAAGGTCGTCCCAGGGTATTCCACCGACAACTACACGCGCTGGGCAATCGATTACATTCAGGGTGAGCACCGCGACAAGTCAAAGCCCTGGTACCTGTGGCTCTGCTATGGCGGCGTTCATGCGCCTTATGCGCCGGCCGAGCGGCATTTGCAGGACTATCCCGGAGTCACCGTCGAGACCCCGGCCGACATCTATCCGCCGCGCGCGGGCAAGCCCAGCTACATGCAAATGATCGCCGCTTGGGAGAAGGGGCCCAAAGGTGAACCGGTCCTCAGCGACAAGGCGATCGGCAGTGAAGTCGGCGATGATTTCGCGCGCGATCGGGGCCGCAATCTCTCTGAGTGGTCGCGGCAATATCATCAGGCCGTCCGTGCGCTCGATGAAGGCATCGGCAATGTACTCGCCGCGCTGGAAGAATCGGGTCAACTAGAAAATACGCTTGTCGTGATGACCTCCGATCAAGGTTACGCCTGGGGGCAGCACGGCTTCCGCGCGAAACTTGCTCCTTATGATGCGAACATCCGCTCACCGCTGATCATCTCCATGCCCGGCACCATTCCCGAAGGCAAAGTCTGCCGCACGCCGGTCGGCGGCGCGGACCTGCCGCCAACGTTCTTTCGCTTCGCCGGTTTCGAATTGCCGTGGACCATGCACGGCCATGACCTCACTCCGCTGCTGAAGAATCCCGACGCCGCCTGGCCGCATACGACGATGATGCCCTTCACCGCGGATAAGTTTGGAGCCAACTGCGACACCGTCCCCACGCCGCCAGGCAACCGGCACAAGAGCGGCGTTCCCTGGTATGTGATGATTGTCCAGGGCCGCTACAAATACATCCGCACGCTGGAAGCCAATGAGCCAGAAGAACTTTACGATCTGCTGACTGATCCCAACGAACTGAAGAACCTTGCAGGTGAACCACAGCACGTCGCAACCATAGAAAAACTACGCGCAGCCGCCATTGCCGAGCTCCGCCGCACGGATGCAAAGATGCTCGATTCGCTGCCGCCGGTCGCCAATCTTTCCGCAGAACAGTGACTGTTTCGTCGCGATCAAGATTTTCGTATTTGCGCAAAGATGCGCATCTAACGAGGAGGAGTGAACTTGAACGTGATCTTAACGCCAGCTCGCAAGCCACATGATTCGCAACCGTCTAGTCGCGCAGGCCCATCACACCACTATCGCCGCTGCCGAGGGCGAGTGCATAGGCAGTGGCATGCGTCCGGCAATGGCTGATGCTGATCAGAATTTGGGCAATTCCTTGCTGCGCGCAAACCTCGCGGGCACCGCCGCCAAGCAATACACGGGGCTTGCCACCGAAGTCGTTGCGGATTTCCATATCCCCCCAGGCAATGCCGCGGGTCCAGCCCGTGCCCAGCGCTTTAAGAATCGCCTCTTTCGCGGCGAAGCGTCCGGCATAATGCTGCGTCGACGCTTTGCGGGCCGAGCAATACTCAATCTCGTGAGGCGTATAAACGCGATTCAAGAAGAGTTCGCCGTGGCGCTCGATCATCTGCGCAATCCGCAGGCACTCGATGATATCCGTACCTATGCCAACGACGTTCATGGCGAGAGTTTGAGGTTCAAAGTTCAATGTTTAAAGTTCGGGGAGTCGGAAGCCTCTGCATTTCCTCCCTCGCCTCGGTACTCCGGGAAGAGGGTCGGGGTGAGGGGCTGAAGCTCGAACGGCAGGTCTATTCGTCGTCGCCATTGTCCTTGGCAGAATTTTCTTTTGGCTCGCGTCGAAAGACTGCGACAACATCTTCGACCGGAATCACGAACAGTTGATTGTCCGATTCGAAGTCGACAGGAATAGCGTTCTTC
Above is a window of Anatilimnocola aggregata DNA encoding:
- a CDS encoding sulfatase family protein, with amino-acid sequence MKTASLGLVLLALYLLTLCPSLAVAKSPNILFIYTDDHSYRTLSCYEHAESWARTPNIDRLAKRGVRFTHAYIGTWCMPSRVTMLTGRHQYGALTMRMEGEYPGSEYDPAQCPFWPAVFRRNGYHTAHIGKWHSGRDAGFGRDWDHQIVWNRPKHPANAPNYYHDQLLSIDGGEPKVVPGYSTDNYTRWAIDYIQGEHRDKSKPWYLWLCYGGVHAPYAPAERHLQDYPGVTVETPADIYPPRAGKPSYMQMIAAWEKGPKGEPVLSDKAIGSEVGDDFARDRGRNLSEWSRQYHQAVRALDEGIGNVLAALEESGQLENTLVVMTSDQGYAWGQHGFRAKLAPYDANIRSPLIISMPGTIPEGKVCRTPVGGADLPPTFFRFAGFELPWTMHGHDLTPLLKNPDAAWPHTTMMPFTADKFGANCDTVPTPPGNRHKSGVPWYVMIVQGRYKYIRTLEANEPEELYDLLTDPNELKNLAGEPQHVATIEKLRAAAIAELRRTDAKMLDSLPPVANLSAEQ
- the acpS gene encoding holo-ACP synthase, with the protein product MNVVGIGTDIIECLRIAQMIERHGELFLNRVYTPHEIEYCSARKASTQHYAGRFAAKEAILKALGTGWTRGIAWGDMEIRNDFGGKPRVLLGGGAREVCAQQGIAQILISISHCRTHATAYALALGSGDSGVMGLRD